From Prionailurus bengalensis isolate Pbe53 chromosome F2, Fcat_Pben_1.1_paternal_pri, whole genome shotgun sequence, one genomic window encodes:
- the COMMD5 gene encoding COMM domain-containing protein 5: protein MSAVGTASPYLHYPGDSHSSRVSFLGAQLPPEVAAMPRLLGDLDRGTFRKLLKLVVSSLQGEDCREAVQRLRAGADLPEERLGALLAGTNTLLQQALRLPPASLKPDAFKDQLRELCIPQDLVTDLSSVVFGSQRLLLNSVARRQGTWLPHVASLWWRVDVAISTSALARSLQPSVLMQLKLSDGSAYRFEVPTAKFQELRYGVALVLKEMADLEKRCELKLQD, encoded by the coding sequence ATGTCTGCCGTGGGGACTGCATCTCCATACCTGCATTACCCTGGTGACAGTCACAGCAGCCGGGTGAGTTTCCTGGGGGCCCAGCTCCCCCCAGAAGTGGCAGCAATGCCCCGGCTCCTGGGGGACCTGGACAGGGGCACATTCAGAAAGTTGTTGAAGCTGGTGGTCAGCAGTCTGCAGGGAGAGGACTGTCGGGAGGCTGTGCAGCGCCTCAGGGCTGGCGCAGACCTGCCGGAGGAAAGGCTGGGCGCCCTCCTAGCCGGCACCAACACACTGCTCCAGCAGGCCCTCCGGCTGCCCCCAGCCAGCCTGAAGCCCGACGCCTTCAAAGACCAGCTCCGGGAGCTCTGCATCCCCCAGGACCTGGTCACGGACTTGTCCAGCGTGGTGTTTGGGAGCCAGCGGCTTCTCCTCAACTCTGTGGCCAGGCGGCAGGGGACCTGGCTGCCCCATGTTGCCAGCTTGTGGTGGAGGGTGGATGTGGCAATCTCCACCAGTGCCCTGGCCCGCTCCCTGCAGCCGAGTGTCCTAATGCAGCTGAAGCTTTCAGATGGGTCAGCATACCGCTTCGAGGTCCCCACAGCCAAGTTCCAGGAGCTGAGGTACGGCGTGGCCCTAGTCCTGAAGGAGATGGCGGACCTGGAGAAGAGGTGTGAGCTCAAACTGCAGGACTGA